The Syngnathus scovelli strain Florida chromosome 13, RoL_Ssco_1.2, whole genome shotgun sequence genome has a window encoding:
- the LOC125979921 gene encoding M-phase phosphoprotein 9 isoform X1 produces MSTDDSISEDVSSSGPRSHCRASGDGGGKESEASPLSSEATTASGLAVSEGRPSASQTTGGSAACQTVKYTPPCSKIRGLCISTEDDAFTSGKNLPFINPSSLDTLRALVEEIRSGGETDPQVWKDCEGRWLHLFQLVEKQYQEQILAQQEQYQCQIQLIQDEIKALVQLQNRPPHADFTHGAGIQTSEDTTITTTKDFLLPLMAGDCIFPARAPSESDSLAAPAALSPFSSPSPPHRSDGANPPVDEQATTGLSSGYGTLSAWETGEAAERQEHRWSEDADAPDEEEPPAAHQQKSSGQILTSWALRQKLRAKKIKTRLNSRIPEYEELPRSPAKLALGPSESPNSRHPATASSCASFALRRSDSLSSEASGLTYWRLNECDLYRRLPDALDRNGSGAAFFLQENSTDQAEDLGVSLRELYQHKHRTDLKRSDWERSETSTPLSLQPLAAEASQPFSTTPLSLDGVSDESQEVPPTPRMKTGEEADVTRSRSTTLRPGSSSLEDPVVFSLLRRNLREKHARHVTDLKAYYECEIQVLRDKLKLRDLPGDLEKSNRMLSERCQHLEKALAEASRRIDKLEQTNSTLEKQLAEWPERYAVAGATVKSLRQRLEDSKRSAKEKAAAVKKARRQVDDSEAKREREVQANKELLAQYNSVLKDNDKLKSNLLSTEDKLYQANNLTSDLKRTISKLESQVRQLEHENQTRVRHTPQSAAQPSGAGLFHHPDLLHSPSRGNAEPDVTRRRSPRLEVQQPAAATTSAFPSQTSRCTAPRDPDQTPSTSRLREEGAAHLSPIMRALIEMEETRATESRAPWVANHRPSLGGVGGALRSQRSLSPDGHRSSSLPPAGLKSTIATTPTKRETLLAPLPAKGSPKRCPTENYSTAFGHMMPREEHLGNRRDSHVNHTRRHSFHNGSPRTRLRFGSPEHHNAAVGLASPDYGEAQLPCEDGGGSPGGYLASDNKVLSLAEAERLFDELTREKLEIEASLSRIPTSGGRVNMKTRLDQVALEERLEHLNRDLGSIRMTLKRFHILRSSGSIA; encoded by the exons ATGTCCACAGATGACAGCATCTCTGAGGACGTGTCCAGCTCGGGGCCCCGCAGCCACTGCCGGGCCAGCGGCGACGGTGGCGGCAAGGAGAGCGAAGCGTCCCCGCTGTCCTCCGAGGCCACCACGGCTTCGGGGCTGGCTGTCTCTGAGGGTAGACCTTCGGCCTCCCAGACCACAGGGGGCAGTGCGGCCTGCCAGACTGTCAAGTACACGCCGCCGTGCAGTAAGATCAG GGGTCTTTGTATAAGCACAGAGGATGACGCGTTCACTTCAGGCAAGAACCTCCCGTTCATTAACCCAAGCTCCCTCGATACTCTCCGAGCCCTGGTGGAGGAGATACGCAGCGGCGGCGAGACAGACCCGCAGGTCTGGAAGGACTGCGAG ggCCGATGGCTGCACCTGTTCCAGCTGGTGGAGAAGCAATACCAGGAGCAAATCCTTGCGCAGCAAGAACAGTATCAGTGCCAAATACAG TTAATTCAGGACGAGATCAAAGCGCTGGTGCAGCTCCAGAACCGGCCGCCGCATGCAGACTTCACCCACGGCGCTGGCATCCAAACCAGTGAGgacaccaccatcaccaccaccaaggACTTCCTGTTGCCGCTCATGGCCGGCGACTGCATTTTCCCTGCTCGCGCGCCCAgcgagagcgacagcctggccgccccggccgccctctccccgttCAGCTCCCCCTCACCGCCTCACAGGTCAGACGGCGCCAACCCACCGGTCGATGAGCAAGCTACCACGGGGCTCAGCAGCGGCTACGGCACGCTGTCCGCCTGGGAGACGGGAGAGGCGGCGGAGAGGCAGGAGCACCGGTGGTCGGAAGACGCCGATGCTCCCGACGAGGAGGAGCCGCCAGCAGCCCACCAGCAGAAATCCTCGGG TCAGATTCTGACCTCCTGGGCTTTGAGGCAGAAACTGCGAGCCAAGAAAATCAAGACGAGACTAAATTCCAGAATTCCCGAGTACGAGGAGCTGCCACGCAGCCCGGCCAAATTGGCTCTCGGCCCATCGGAGAGCCCAAACTCCCGACATCCTGCTACCGCTTCGTCCTGCGCCTCTTTTGCGCTGAGGAGGAGCGACAGCCTCTCGTCTGAGGCCTCAG GCCTGACCTACTGGCGTCTGAATGAGTGCGACCTCTATCGCCGTCTGCCGGACGCCCTCGACCGCAACGGCAGTGGAGCTGCTTTCTTCCTGCAAGAAAATTCCACAGATCAG GCTGAGGACTTAGGTGTTTCTCTACGCGAGCTATACCAGCACAAGCACAGGACGGACCTCAAACGCTCCGACTGGGAACGCTCCGAGACTTCGACTCCATTGTCGCTGCAG CCGCTGGCTGCGGAGGCATCCCAGCCTTTCTCTACGACACCGCTGAGTCTCGATGGCGTCTCTGATGAATCCCAGGAAGTCCCGCCCACCCCGCGAATGAAGACCGGCGAGGAGGCGGACGTCACCCGTAGCCGCAGTACCACTCTGAGGCCTGGTTCTAGTTCTCTAGAAGATCCTGTCGTCTTCTCCCT GCTACGACGGAACCTGAGAGAGAAGCACGCACGACACGTGACTGACCTGAAGGCTTATTACGAGTGCGAGATTCAAGTATTGCGAGACAAGTTGAAGCTCCGAGATCTGCCCGGAGACCTGGAGAAGAGCAACCGCATGCTTTCAGAGAG GTGTCAGCATCTGGAGAAAGCCTTGGCTGAAGCCAGCCGACGTATCGACAAGCTGGAGCAAACTAACTCCACGCTGGAGAAACAGCTG GCCGAGTGGCCCGAGCGTTACGCGGTGGCGGGTGCCACCGTCAAGTCGCTGCGTCAGCGCCTGGAAGACAGCAAGCGATCGGCCAAGGAGAAGGCAGCGGCCGTGAAGAAGGCTCGACGGCAGGTCGACGACAGCGAGGCCAAGAGGGAACGCGAGGTCCAGGCCAACAAAGAG ctcCTTGCACAATACAACTCTGTGCTGAAGGACAACGACAAACTAAAG AGCAACTTGCTGTCAACAGAAGACAAACTTTACCAAGCCAACAATCTCACTTCAGACCTGAAAAG AACCATTTCTAAGCTGGAGTCTCAAGTACGGCAATTGGAGCACGAGAACCAGACCAGGGTCCGCCACACCCCCCAGTCCGCCGCCCAGCCCTCTGGAGCCGG TCTTTTCCACCATCCTGACCTGCTGCACTCACCCAGCAGAGGCAACGCAGAGCCGGATGTCACCCGCAGGAGGTCGCCAAGGCTGGAAGTCCAACAGCCGGCCGCTGCCACCACCTCTGCGTTCCCTTCCCAAACTTCGAG GTGCACAGCCCCCAGAGACCCCGACCAGACGCCGTCGACGTCCAGACTCCGTGAGGAGGGCGCCGCCCACCTGTCGCCTATCATGAGGGCGCTGATCGAGATGGAGGAGACTCGAGCCACAGAGAGCAGAGCCCCCT GGGTGGCCAATCACAGGCCATCCCTGGGCGGCGTTGGCGGGGCGCTCAGAAGTCAAAGGAGTTTGTCTCCGGACGGCCATCGATCGTCCTCGCTGCCTCCGGCAGGACTAAAAAGCACCATCGCAACCACGCCAA CCAAGAGAGAGACGTTACTTGCCCCATTGCCAGCCAAGGGCAGCCCTAAACGATGCCCTACCGAGAACTACTCCACCGCCTTTGGTCACATGATgccacgggaggagcacctcgGCAACAG GCGTGACTCACACGTCAATCACACCAGGCGCCACTCGTTCCACAACGGCAGTCCCAGGACCAGGCTACGCTTTGGGTCACCTGAGCACCACA ACGCTGCTGTCGGCTTGGCGTCGCCCGACTATGGCGAGGCACAGCTGCCGTGTGAAGATGGAGGAGGCAGCCCGGGAGGATACCTGGCTTCTGACAACAAAGTTCTGTCTTTGGCGGAGGCTGAGAGGCTTTTTGATGAGCTCACACGGGAGAAACTCGAG ATCGAGGCATCTCTGAGCCGCATACCGACGTCGGGTGGTCGAGTGAACATGAAGACTAGGCTGGACCAG gtggCCTTAGAGGAGCGTCTGGAGCATCTGAACCGAGACCTTGGGTCCATCCGCATGACGCTCAAGAGGTTCCACATCCTGCGCTCCTCCGGCAGCATAGCGTAG
- the LOC125979921 gene encoding M-phase phosphoprotein 9 isoform X2 yields MSTDDSISEDVSSSGPRSHCRASGDGGGKESEASPLSSEATTASGLAVSEGRPSASQTTGGSAACQTVKYTPPCSKIRGLCISTEDDAFTSGKNLPFINPSSLDTLRALVEEIRSGGETDPQVWKDCEGRWLHLFQLVEKQYQEQILAQQEQYQCQIQLIQDEIKALVQLQNRPPHADFTHGAGIQTSEDTTITTTKDFLLPLMAGDCIFPARAPSESDSLAAPAALSPFSSPSPPHRSDGANPPVDEQATTGLSSGYGTLSAWETGEAAERQEHRWSEDADAPDEEEPPAAHQQKSSGQILTSWALRQKLRAKKIKTRLNSRIPEYEELPRSPAKLALGPSESPNSRHPATASSCASFALRRSDSLSSEASGLTYWRLNECDLYRRLPDALDRNGSGAAFFLQENSTDQAEDLGVSLRELYQHKHRTDLKRSDWERSETSTPLSLQPLAAEASQPFSTTPLSLDGVSDESQEVPPTPRMKTGEEADVTRSRSTTLRPGSSSLEDPVVFSLLRRNLREKHARHVTDLKAYYECEIQVLRDKLKLRDLPGDLEKSNRMLSERCQHLEKALAEASRRIDKLEQTNSTLEKQLAEWPERYAVAGATVKSLRQRLEDSKRSAKEKAAAVKKARRQVDDSEAKREREVQANKELLAQYNSVLKDNDKLKSNLLSTEDKLYQANNLTSDLKRTISKLESQVRQLEHENQTRVRHTPQSAAQPSGAGRGNAEPDVTRRRSPRLEVQQPAAATTSAFPSQTSRCTAPRDPDQTPSTSRLREEGAAHLSPIMRALIEMEETRATESRAPWVANHRPSLGGVGGALRSQRSLSPDGHRSSSLPPAGLKSTIATTPTKRETLLAPLPAKGSPKRCPTENYSTAFGHMMPREEHLGNRRDSHVNHTRRHSFHNGSPRTRLRFGSPEHHNAAVGLASPDYGEAQLPCEDGGGSPGGYLASDNKVLSLAEAERLFDELTREKLEIEASLSRIPTSGGRVNMKTRLDQVALEERLEHLNRDLGSIRMTLKRFHILRSSGSIA; encoded by the exons ATGTCCACAGATGACAGCATCTCTGAGGACGTGTCCAGCTCGGGGCCCCGCAGCCACTGCCGGGCCAGCGGCGACGGTGGCGGCAAGGAGAGCGAAGCGTCCCCGCTGTCCTCCGAGGCCACCACGGCTTCGGGGCTGGCTGTCTCTGAGGGTAGACCTTCGGCCTCCCAGACCACAGGGGGCAGTGCGGCCTGCCAGACTGTCAAGTACACGCCGCCGTGCAGTAAGATCAG GGGTCTTTGTATAAGCACAGAGGATGACGCGTTCACTTCAGGCAAGAACCTCCCGTTCATTAACCCAAGCTCCCTCGATACTCTCCGAGCCCTGGTGGAGGAGATACGCAGCGGCGGCGAGACAGACCCGCAGGTCTGGAAGGACTGCGAG ggCCGATGGCTGCACCTGTTCCAGCTGGTGGAGAAGCAATACCAGGAGCAAATCCTTGCGCAGCAAGAACAGTATCAGTGCCAAATACAG TTAATTCAGGACGAGATCAAAGCGCTGGTGCAGCTCCAGAACCGGCCGCCGCATGCAGACTTCACCCACGGCGCTGGCATCCAAACCAGTGAGgacaccaccatcaccaccaccaaggACTTCCTGTTGCCGCTCATGGCCGGCGACTGCATTTTCCCTGCTCGCGCGCCCAgcgagagcgacagcctggccgccccggccgccctctccccgttCAGCTCCCCCTCACCGCCTCACAGGTCAGACGGCGCCAACCCACCGGTCGATGAGCAAGCTACCACGGGGCTCAGCAGCGGCTACGGCACGCTGTCCGCCTGGGAGACGGGAGAGGCGGCGGAGAGGCAGGAGCACCGGTGGTCGGAAGACGCCGATGCTCCCGACGAGGAGGAGCCGCCAGCAGCCCACCAGCAGAAATCCTCGGG TCAGATTCTGACCTCCTGGGCTTTGAGGCAGAAACTGCGAGCCAAGAAAATCAAGACGAGACTAAATTCCAGAATTCCCGAGTACGAGGAGCTGCCACGCAGCCCGGCCAAATTGGCTCTCGGCCCATCGGAGAGCCCAAACTCCCGACATCCTGCTACCGCTTCGTCCTGCGCCTCTTTTGCGCTGAGGAGGAGCGACAGCCTCTCGTCTGAGGCCTCAG GCCTGACCTACTGGCGTCTGAATGAGTGCGACCTCTATCGCCGTCTGCCGGACGCCCTCGACCGCAACGGCAGTGGAGCTGCTTTCTTCCTGCAAGAAAATTCCACAGATCAG GCTGAGGACTTAGGTGTTTCTCTACGCGAGCTATACCAGCACAAGCACAGGACGGACCTCAAACGCTCCGACTGGGAACGCTCCGAGACTTCGACTCCATTGTCGCTGCAG CCGCTGGCTGCGGAGGCATCCCAGCCTTTCTCTACGACACCGCTGAGTCTCGATGGCGTCTCTGATGAATCCCAGGAAGTCCCGCCCACCCCGCGAATGAAGACCGGCGAGGAGGCGGACGTCACCCGTAGCCGCAGTACCACTCTGAGGCCTGGTTCTAGTTCTCTAGAAGATCCTGTCGTCTTCTCCCT GCTACGACGGAACCTGAGAGAGAAGCACGCACGACACGTGACTGACCTGAAGGCTTATTACGAGTGCGAGATTCAAGTATTGCGAGACAAGTTGAAGCTCCGAGATCTGCCCGGAGACCTGGAGAAGAGCAACCGCATGCTTTCAGAGAG GTGTCAGCATCTGGAGAAAGCCTTGGCTGAAGCCAGCCGACGTATCGACAAGCTGGAGCAAACTAACTCCACGCTGGAGAAACAGCTG GCCGAGTGGCCCGAGCGTTACGCGGTGGCGGGTGCCACCGTCAAGTCGCTGCGTCAGCGCCTGGAAGACAGCAAGCGATCGGCCAAGGAGAAGGCAGCGGCCGTGAAGAAGGCTCGACGGCAGGTCGACGACAGCGAGGCCAAGAGGGAACGCGAGGTCCAGGCCAACAAAGAG ctcCTTGCACAATACAACTCTGTGCTGAAGGACAACGACAAACTAAAG AGCAACTTGCTGTCAACAGAAGACAAACTTTACCAAGCCAACAATCTCACTTCAGACCTGAAAAG AACCATTTCTAAGCTGGAGTCTCAAGTACGGCAATTGGAGCACGAGAACCAGACCAGGGTCCGCCACACCCCCCAGTCCGCCGCCCAGCCCTCTGGAGCCGG CAGAGGCAACGCAGAGCCGGATGTCACCCGCAGGAGGTCGCCAAGGCTGGAAGTCCAACAGCCGGCCGCTGCCACCACCTCTGCGTTCCCTTCCCAAACTTCGAG GTGCACAGCCCCCAGAGACCCCGACCAGACGCCGTCGACGTCCAGACTCCGTGAGGAGGGCGCCGCCCACCTGTCGCCTATCATGAGGGCGCTGATCGAGATGGAGGAGACTCGAGCCACAGAGAGCAGAGCCCCCT GGGTGGCCAATCACAGGCCATCCCTGGGCGGCGTTGGCGGGGCGCTCAGAAGTCAAAGGAGTTTGTCTCCGGACGGCCATCGATCGTCCTCGCTGCCTCCGGCAGGACTAAAAAGCACCATCGCAACCACGCCAA CCAAGAGAGAGACGTTACTTGCCCCATTGCCAGCCAAGGGCAGCCCTAAACGATGCCCTACCGAGAACTACTCCACCGCCTTTGGTCACATGATgccacgggaggagcacctcgGCAACAG GCGTGACTCACACGTCAATCACACCAGGCGCCACTCGTTCCACAACGGCAGTCCCAGGACCAGGCTACGCTTTGGGTCACCTGAGCACCACA ACGCTGCTGTCGGCTTGGCGTCGCCCGACTATGGCGAGGCACAGCTGCCGTGTGAAGATGGAGGAGGCAGCCCGGGAGGATACCTGGCTTCTGACAACAAAGTTCTGTCTTTGGCGGAGGCTGAGAGGCTTTTTGATGAGCTCACACGGGAGAAACTCGAG ATCGAGGCATCTCTGAGCCGCATACCGACGTCGGGTGGTCGAGTGAACATGAAGACTAGGCTGGACCAG gtggCCTTAGAGGAGCGTCTGGAGCATCTGAACCGAGACCTTGGGTCCATCCGCATGACGCTCAAGAGGTTCCACATCCTGCGCTCCTCCGGCAGCATAGCGTAG
- the LOC125979921 gene encoding M-phase phosphoprotein 9 isoform X3 codes for MSTDDSISEDVSSSGPRSHCRASGDGGGKESEASPLSSEATTASGLAVSEGRPSASQTTGGSAACQTVKYTPPCSKIRGLCISTEDDAFTSGKNLPFINPSSLDTLRALVEEIRSGGETDPQVWKDCEGRWLHLFQLVEKQYQEQILAQQEQYQCQIQLIQDEIKALVQLQNRPPHADFTHGAGIQTSEDTTITTTKDFLLPLMAGDCIFPARAPSESDSLAAPAALSPFSSPSPPHRSDGANPPVDEQATTGLSSGYGTLSAWETGEAAERQEHRWSEDADAPDEEEPPAAHQQKSSGQILTSWALRQKLRAKKIKTRLNSRIPEYEELPRSPAKLALGPSESPNSRHPATASSCASFALRRSDSLSSEASGLTYWRLNECDLYRRLPDALDRNGSGAAFFLQENSTDQAEDLGVSLRELYQHKHRTDLKRSDWERSETSTPLSLQPLAAEASQPFSTTPLSLDGVSDESQEVPPTPRMKTGEEADVTRSRSTTLRPGSSSLEDPVVFSLLRRNLREKHARHVTDLKAYYECEIQVLRDKLKLRDLPGDLEKSNRMLSERCQHLEKALAEASRRIDKLEQTNSTLEKQLAEWPERYAVAGATVKSLRQRLEDSKRSAKEKAAAVKKARRQVDDSEAKREREVQANKELLAQYNSVLKDNDKLKSNLLSTEDKLYQANNLTSDLKRTISKLESQVRQLEHENQTRVRHTPQSAAQPSGAGGNAEPDVTRRRSPRLEVQQPAAATTSAFPSQTSRCTAPRDPDQTPSTSRLREEGAAHLSPIMRALIEMEETRATESRAPWVANHRPSLGGVGGALRSQRSLSPDGHRSSSLPPAGLKSTIATTPTKRETLLAPLPAKGSPKRCPTENYSTAFGHMMPREEHLGNRRDSHVNHTRRHSFHNGSPRTRLRFGSPEHHNAAVGLASPDYGEAQLPCEDGGGSPGGYLASDNKVLSLAEAERLFDELTREKLEIEASLSRIPTSGGRVNMKTRLDQVALEERLEHLNRDLGSIRMTLKRFHILRSSGSIA; via the exons ATGTCCACAGATGACAGCATCTCTGAGGACGTGTCCAGCTCGGGGCCCCGCAGCCACTGCCGGGCCAGCGGCGACGGTGGCGGCAAGGAGAGCGAAGCGTCCCCGCTGTCCTCCGAGGCCACCACGGCTTCGGGGCTGGCTGTCTCTGAGGGTAGACCTTCGGCCTCCCAGACCACAGGGGGCAGTGCGGCCTGCCAGACTGTCAAGTACACGCCGCCGTGCAGTAAGATCAG GGGTCTTTGTATAAGCACAGAGGATGACGCGTTCACTTCAGGCAAGAACCTCCCGTTCATTAACCCAAGCTCCCTCGATACTCTCCGAGCCCTGGTGGAGGAGATACGCAGCGGCGGCGAGACAGACCCGCAGGTCTGGAAGGACTGCGAG ggCCGATGGCTGCACCTGTTCCAGCTGGTGGAGAAGCAATACCAGGAGCAAATCCTTGCGCAGCAAGAACAGTATCAGTGCCAAATACAG TTAATTCAGGACGAGATCAAAGCGCTGGTGCAGCTCCAGAACCGGCCGCCGCATGCAGACTTCACCCACGGCGCTGGCATCCAAACCAGTGAGgacaccaccatcaccaccaccaaggACTTCCTGTTGCCGCTCATGGCCGGCGACTGCATTTTCCCTGCTCGCGCGCCCAgcgagagcgacagcctggccgccccggccgccctctccccgttCAGCTCCCCCTCACCGCCTCACAGGTCAGACGGCGCCAACCCACCGGTCGATGAGCAAGCTACCACGGGGCTCAGCAGCGGCTACGGCACGCTGTCCGCCTGGGAGACGGGAGAGGCGGCGGAGAGGCAGGAGCACCGGTGGTCGGAAGACGCCGATGCTCCCGACGAGGAGGAGCCGCCAGCAGCCCACCAGCAGAAATCCTCGGG TCAGATTCTGACCTCCTGGGCTTTGAGGCAGAAACTGCGAGCCAAGAAAATCAAGACGAGACTAAATTCCAGAATTCCCGAGTACGAGGAGCTGCCACGCAGCCCGGCCAAATTGGCTCTCGGCCCATCGGAGAGCCCAAACTCCCGACATCCTGCTACCGCTTCGTCCTGCGCCTCTTTTGCGCTGAGGAGGAGCGACAGCCTCTCGTCTGAGGCCTCAG GCCTGACCTACTGGCGTCTGAATGAGTGCGACCTCTATCGCCGTCTGCCGGACGCCCTCGACCGCAACGGCAGTGGAGCTGCTTTCTTCCTGCAAGAAAATTCCACAGATCAG GCTGAGGACTTAGGTGTTTCTCTACGCGAGCTATACCAGCACAAGCACAGGACGGACCTCAAACGCTCCGACTGGGAACGCTCCGAGACTTCGACTCCATTGTCGCTGCAG CCGCTGGCTGCGGAGGCATCCCAGCCTTTCTCTACGACACCGCTGAGTCTCGATGGCGTCTCTGATGAATCCCAGGAAGTCCCGCCCACCCCGCGAATGAAGACCGGCGAGGAGGCGGACGTCACCCGTAGCCGCAGTACCACTCTGAGGCCTGGTTCTAGTTCTCTAGAAGATCCTGTCGTCTTCTCCCT GCTACGACGGAACCTGAGAGAGAAGCACGCACGACACGTGACTGACCTGAAGGCTTATTACGAGTGCGAGATTCAAGTATTGCGAGACAAGTTGAAGCTCCGAGATCTGCCCGGAGACCTGGAGAAGAGCAACCGCATGCTTTCAGAGAG GTGTCAGCATCTGGAGAAAGCCTTGGCTGAAGCCAGCCGACGTATCGACAAGCTGGAGCAAACTAACTCCACGCTGGAGAAACAGCTG GCCGAGTGGCCCGAGCGTTACGCGGTGGCGGGTGCCACCGTCAAGTCGCTGCGTCAGCGCCTGGAAGACAGCAAGCGATCGGCCAAGGAGAAGGCAGCGGCCGTGAAGAAGGCTCGACGGCAGGTCGACGACAGCGAGGCCAAGAGGGAACGCGAGGTCCAGGCCAACAAAGAG ctcCTTGCACAATACAACTCTGTGCTGAAGGACAACGACAAACTAAAG AGCAACTTGCTGTCAACAGAAGACAAACTTTACCAAGCCAACAATCTCACTTCAGACCTGAAAAG AACCATTTCTAAGCTGGAGTCTCAAGTACGGCAATTGGAGCACGAGAACCAGACCAGGGTCCGCCACACCCCCCAGTCCGCCGCCCAGCCCTCTGGAGCCGG AGGCAACGCAGAGCCGGATGTCACCCGCAGGAGGTCGCCAAGGCTGGAAGTCCAACAGCCGGCCGCTGCCACCACCTCTGCGTTCCCTTCCCAAACTTCGAG GTGCACAGCCCCCAGAGACCCCGACCAGACGCCGTCGACGTCCAGACTCCGTGAGGAGGGCGCCGCCCACCTGTCGCCTATCATGAGGGCGCTGATCGAGATGGAGGAGACTCGAGCCACAGAGAGCAGAGCCCCCT GGGTGGCCAATCACAGGCCATCCCTGGGCGGCGTTGGCGGGGCGCTCAGAAGTCAAAGGAGTTTGTCTCCGGACGGCCATCGATCGTCCTCGCTGCCTCCGGCAGGACTAAAAAGCACCATCGCAACCACGCCAA CCAAGAGAGAGACGTTACTTGCCCCATTGCCAGCCAAGGGCAGCCCTAAACGATGCCCTACCGAGAACTACTCCACCGCCTTTGGTCACATGATgccacgggaggagcacctcgGCAACAG GCGTGACTCACACGTCAATCACACCAGGCGCCACTCGTTCCACAACGGCAGTCCCAGGACCAGGCTACGCTTTGGGTCACCTGAGCACCACA ACGCTGCTGTCGGCTTGGCGTCGCCCGACTATGGCGAGGCACAGCTGCCGTGTGAAGATGGAGGAGGCAGCCCGGGAGGATACCTGGCTTCTGACAACAAAGTTCTGTCTTTGGCGGAGGCTGAGAGGCTTTTTGATGAGCTCACACGGGAGAAACTCGAG ATCGAGGCATCTCTGAGCCGCATACCGACGTCGGGTGGTCGAGTGAACATGAAGACTAGGCTGGACCAG gtggCCTTAGAGGAGCGTCTGGAGCATCTGAACCGAGACCTTGGGTCCATCCGCATGACGCTCAAGAGGTTCCACATCCTGCGCTCCTCCGGCAGCATAGCGTAG
- the LOC125979928 gene encoding cyclin-dependent kinase 2-associated protein 1 isoform X1 translates to MSLGMSYKPNAHQHTPGTSGNQVGSLQSAANLAHLQSYRPLLSDYGPPSLGFSQGLTGSQVPQNKYAELLAIIEELGKEIRPTYAGSKSAMERLKRGIIHARGLVRECLAETERNARS, encoded by the exons ATGTCTCTGGGAATGTCTTACAAGCCCAATGCCCACCAGCACACTCCGGGAACTTCGGGGAACCAGG TTGGTAGCCTCCAGTCAGCAGCCAACCTGGCCCATTTGCAGTCCTACAGACCTCTGCTGAGTGACTACGGACCACCTTCTCTGGGATTCTCACAG GGCTTGACCGGCAGCCAGGTGCCTCAAAACAAATATGCTGAGCTGCTGGCCATTATTGAGGAGCTGGGCAAGGAGATCCGACCCACATACGCTGGCAGCAAGAGCGCCATGGAGAGGCTCAAAAGAG GCATTATCCATGCCCGCGGCCTGGTGCGTGAGTGCTTGGCAGAGACGGAGAGGAACGCCAGGTCCTAG
- the LOC125979928 gene encoding cyclin-dependent kinase 2-associated protein 1 isoform X2, with amino-acid sequence MSLGMSYKPNAHQHTPGTSGNQGEHKTSEWSAANLAHLQSYRPLLSDYGPPSLGFSQGLTGSQVPQNKYAELLAIIEELGKEIRPTYAGSKSAMERLKRGIIHARGLVRECLAETERNARS; translated from the exons ATGTCTCTGGGAATGTCTTACAAGCCCAATGCCCACCAGCACACTCCGGGAACTTCGGGGAACCAGGGTGAGCACAAAACGTCCGAGTGG TCAGCAGCCAACCTGGCCCATTTGCAGTCCTACAGACCTCTGCTGAGTGACTACGGACCACCTTCTCTGGGATTCTCACAG GGCTTGACCGGCAGCCAGGTGCCTCAAAACAAATATGCTGAGCTGCTGGCCATTATTGAGGAGCTGGGCAAGGAGATCCGACCCACATACGCTGGCAGCAAGAGCGCCATGGAGAGGCTCAAAAGAG GCATTATCCATGCCCGCGGCCTGGTGCGTGAGTGCTTGGCAGAGACGGAGAGGAACGCCAGGTCCTAG